Proteins from a genomic interval of Diaminobutyricimonas aerilata:
- a CDS encoding dipeptide ABC transporter ATP-binding protein, with amino-acid sequence MSVLDIRDLRIRFATDEGDVDAVKSVDLAVEAGEVLAIVGESGSGKSVTARSILGLLPETATVNGAVVVGGDDVVSLHGAALRQLRGGTAAMVFQEPSTSLNPVFTVGWQMAEGLRAHSGISRAEARARSIDALRKVGIPDPEKRIDHYPHQFSGGQKQRIVIAMALVLDPKLIIADEPTTALDVTVQAEILDLLRRCRDEFGAAIVLITHNMGVVADLADRVAVMYAGEIVEQAPVDQLFASPRAEYTRKLLAAVPRMGARLTERVVPDEAVAPVVSARDLEIRYPGRFGRPGFLAVDRVSFDIRPGEVLGLVGESGSGKTTIGRAIAGLTRVTGGSLEVLGVQMRGMREREFRSVRRDLGFVFQDPASSFNPLLTIAQAVAEPLVVHGVARTPAEARGRVDELLEAVQLSGAYGDRFPHELSGGQRQRASLARSLALEPTLLIADEPTSALDVSVQARVLELFAELQERFGFATLFISHDLAVVDLLADRIAVLYHGELVEEGPGDRVLQQPQHPYTRKLIGSLPVPDPVEQRRRREALRHSS; translated from the coding sequence ATGAGCGTTCTCGACATCCGCGACCTGCGCATCCGGTTCGCCACCGACGAGGGCGACGTCGACGCCGTCAAGTCGGTCGACCTCGCCGTCGAGGCGGGCGAAGTGCTCGCCATCGTCGGGGAGTCCGGCAGCGGCAAGAGCGTCACCGCGCGCTCGATCCTCGGACTGCTTCCCGAGACGGCGACCGTGAACGGCGCCGTCGTCGTCGGTGGCGACGATGTCGTCTCCCTGCACGGCGCCGCGCTGCGGCAACTGCGCGGAGGCACGGCGGCGATGGTCTTCCAGGAGCCCTCCACCTCGCTCAATCCCGTGTTCACCGTCGGCTGGCAAATGGCGGAGGGCCTGCGCGCACACTCCGGGATCAGCCGCGCCGAGGCGCGCGCCCGCTCGATCGACGCCCTCCGCAAGGTCGGCATCCCCGACCCCGAGAAGCGCATCGACCACTACCCGCACCAGTTCTCGGGCGGTCAGAAGCAGCGCATCGTCATCGCGATGGCGCTCGTGCTCGACCCGAAGCTCATCATCGCCGACGAGCCGACGACCGCCCTCGACGTCACCGTGCAGGCCGAGATCCTCGACCTGCTCCGCCGGTGCCGCGACGAGTTCGGGGCGGCGATCGTGCTGATCACCCACAACATGGGAGTCGTCGCCGACCTCGCCGACCGCGTGGCCGTGATGTACGCCGGCGAGATCGTCGAGCAGGCGCCGGTCGACCAGTTGTTCGCCTCGCCGCGCGCGGAGTACACCCGCAAGCTCCTCGCGGCGGTGCCGCGGATGGGCGCGCGGCTCACCGAGCGCGTCGTGCCGGACGAGGCGGTCGCGCCGGTCGTGTCGGCCCGCGACCTCGAGATCCGCTACCCGGGACGCTTCGGCCGACCGGGCTTCCTCGCCGTCGACCGGGTGAGTTTCGACATCAGGCCGGGCGAGGTGCTCGGCCTCGTGGGCGAGAGCGGGTCGGGCAAGACCACCATCGGCCGCGCGATCGCCGGGCTCACCCGCGTGACCGGCGGCTCCCTCGAGGTGCTCGGTGTGCAGATGCGGGGGATGCGCGAGCGCGAGTTCCGTTCCGTGCGCCGCGATCTCGGGTTCGTGTTCCAAGACCCCGCGTCGAGCTTCAACCCGCTGCTGACGATCGCCCAGGCGGTCGCGGAACCGCTCGTCGTGCACGGCGTCGCCCGCACGCCCGCCGAGGCCCGCGGGCGCGTCGACGAGCTGCTCGAGGCGGTCCAGCTCTCGGGTGCCTACGGCGACCGGTTCCCGCACGAGCTCTCCGGCGGCCAGCGTCAGCGTGCGAGCCTCGCCCGGTCGCTCGCGCTCGAGCCGACGCTGCTCATCGCGGACGAGCCGACGAGCGCGCTCGATGTCTCCGTGCAGGCGCGCGTGCTCGAGCTCTTCGCCGAGCTGCAGGAGCGGTTCGGCTTCGCGACGCTGTTCATCAGCCACGACCTCGCGGTCGTCGACCTCCTCGCCGACCGGATCGCGGTGCTCTACCACGGCGAACTCGTCGAGGAGGGGCCCGGCGACCGGGTGCTGCAACAGCCGCAGCATCCGTACACCCGCAAGCTCATCGGCTCGCTTCCGGTGCCCGACCCGGTGGAGCAGCGGCGGCGTCGCGAGGCGCTGCGGCACTCCTCGTGA
- a CDS encoding ATP-binding cassette domain-containing protein — protein sequence MDEGPAIHADDVSLNYPADRRGARGLAVRGVSLTVPRGTILGMVGEAGSGKSTIARAIAGLGGLPAHDSPHIVGGSLTVLGRPLRRIGTRARDRLQARIGYLPQDGGSRLDAHLTVGENVALPIYLRDRRFSRRQAGGIVATLIDAVHLPLGTMSLYPHELSQGQRQRVALARALVLEPELLVADDPTMGVDVLVRGAILDVLGELQRQREFSALIIAHEVGELRRIADRLAVLHRGMIVGYGPVDEVLARPHHPYVERLAQEYRHQHPDTPVLSTAPAKTR from the coding sequence GTGGACGAGGGCCCGGCGATACACGCGGACGACGTGTCGCTCAACTATCCGGCGGACCGGCGAGGAGCGCGGGGCCTCGCCGTGCGCGGTGTCTCGCTGACCGTTCCGCGCGGCACCATCCTCGGGATGGTGGGTGAGGCGGGGTCGGGCAAGTCGACGATCGCGCGCGCCATCGCGGGCCTCGGCGGTCTGCCGGCCCACGACTCCCCGCACATCGTCGGCGGCAGCCTCACGGTGCTCGGGCGCCCCCTGCGCCGGATCGGCACGCGCGCACGGGACCGACTGCAGGCCCGGATCGGGTACCTCCCGCAAGACGGCGGCTCGCGTCTCGACGCGCACCTGACGGTCGGCGAGAACGTCGCCCTGCCGATCTACCTGCGCGACCGGCGCTTCAGCCGCCGGCAGGCGGGCGGCATCGTCGCGACCCTCATCGACGCGGTGCACCTGCCGCTCGGCACCATGTCGCTGTACCCGCACGAGTTGAGCCAGGGCCAGCGGCAGCGCGTCGCGCTCGCCCGAGCCCTCGTGCTCGAGCCGGAGCTGCTCGTCGCCGACGACCCGACGATGGGCGTCGACGTGCTCGTGCGCGGGGCGATCCTGGATGTGCTCGGCGAACTCCAGCGCCAGCGCGAGTTCAGCGCCCTCATCATCGCCCACGAGGTGGGGGAGCTGCGCCGCATCGCCGACCGCCTCGCCGTGTTGCACCGCGGCATGATCGTCGGGTACGGCCCGGTCGACGAGGTGCTCGCGCGACCCCACCACCCGTACGTCGAGCGTCTCGCGCAGGAGTACCGCCACCAGCATCCGGACACCCCCGTGCTGTCGACCGCGCCGGCGAAGACGCGATGA
- a CDS encoding lactonase family protein has product MTALRLLVGGYTADQDGAATGIGLVEVDADGRMSHRGTIVETESPSFLARRGDVVYASAEGAGRLDAFRVAPDAASAEPLARIATGGALPCHVTLTADSALVACYGDGMLARHPLLDDGTPGEPAQVLRPEPGPAAMNRGGAHAHASIVLADGRVLSSDLGTDAVHVHTIGEDGSLQRVGTVRLPAGSGPRHFAQHPTGIVYVITELDNHVVALDENLRPIVSVFLDRADEEYPSEVAVSADGRFVYAAVRGRDTIVVLAAHDGGRRLERIAEVPTRGAWPRHFVLSGRRLYAADQLDHRVAAFDLGENGVPVYSHAVDVPSPSALLAW; this is encoded by the coding sequence ATGACGGCGCTTCGACTGCTCGTCGGCGGTTACACGGCCGATCAGGACGGCGCCGCGACGGGCATCGGACTCGTCGAGGTCGACGCGGACGGGCGGATGAGCCACCGCGGCACGATCGTGGAGACCGAGTCGCCGTCGTTCCTCGCCCGGCGCGGCGACGTGGTGTACGCGAGCGCCGAAGGCGCGGGGCGCCTCGACGCGTTCCGGGTCGCCCCCGATGCGGCGTCCGCCGAACCGCTCGCCCGTATCGCGACGGGCGGTGCGCTGCCGTGCCATGTGACGCTCACCGCCGACTCGGCGCTCGTCGCCTGCTACGGCGACGGGATGCTCGCCCGCCACCCGCTCCTGGACGACGGCACACCGGGGGAGCCCGCCCAGGTGCTGCGCCCGGAACCCGGGCCGGCCGCGATGAACCGCGGGGGAGCGCACGCCCACGCGAGCATCGTGCTCGCCGACGGGCGCGTGCTCTCGAGCGACCTCGGCACCGACGCCGTCCACGTTCACACCATCGGCGAGGACGGATCGCTGCAGCGCGTCGGCACCGTCCGCCTGCCGGCCGGATCCGGTCCGCGCCACTTCGCTCAGCATCCGACCGGCATCGTGTACGTCATCACCGAGCTCGACAACCACGTCGTCGCGCTCGACGAGAACCTGCGCCCGATCGTCTCGGTCTTCCTCGACCGCGCCGACGAGGAGTACCCGTCGGAGGTCGCGGTCAGTGCCGACGGACGCTTCGTCTACGCGGCCGTGCGCGGTCGCGACACGATCGTGGTGCTCGCCGCACACGACGGAGGCCGTCGCCTCGAGCGGATCGCCGAGGTGCCCACGCGGGGCGCATGGCCGCGCCACTTCGTCCTGTCCGGCCGACGTCTCTACGCCGCCGACCAGCTCGACCACCGGGTCGCCGCGTTCGATCTCGGCGAGAACGGGGTGCCGGTCTACTCGCACGCGGTGGACGTCCCGTCGCCGAGCGCCCTGCTCGCGTGGTGA
- a CDS encoding sensor histidine kinase, which produces MDDWLQANAESLVVAFAAVAAVLALALLIVLVALARTRRSVDTERAQRAEAERTAVDARLEVADRDARLRVLRELHEVAVRSVGDIAVRADGARHSVPDPAAAARAIDGVAVSARAALGDLRRVLAFAGDLDAPSEPWSGIRPARELFDTLRSAGLAIEVEETGARFPLTDGAEVAIYRILQEALVNALHHGGPGTTVRVGFGWTATGLQVKVDDDGLRVAGDGGGYTMQDDLRALTEVVEGRGIAEMRARTELFGGVLTAHRVPGVGFSLSAVFPTLRHHNAVHGVDLGVRPGRLADDDPH; this is translated from the coding sequence GTGGACGACTGGCTGCAGGCGAACGCCGAGTCGCTCGTCGTCGCGTTCGCCGCGGTCGCGGCGGTGCTCGCTCTCGCCCTGCTCATCGTGCTGGTCGCCCTCGCGCGGACGCGGCGCTCGGTCGACACGGAGCGCGCGCAGCGAGCCGAGGCCGAACGGACCGCGGTCGACGCGCGCCTCGAGGTCGCCGATCGCGACGCCCGCCTCCGCGTGCTCCGCGAACTGCATGAGGTGGCGGTGCGGTCCGTCGGCGACATCGCCGTGCGGGCCGACGGCGCGCGGCACTCGGTTCCGGATCCTGCCGCGGCCGCCCGCGCCATCGACGGCGTCGCCGTGTCGGCGCGTGCCGCGCTCGGCGATCTGCGTCGCGTGCTCGCGTTCGCGGGCGACCTCGACGCGCCGAGCGAACCGTGGTCGGGCATCCGACCGGCTCGGGAGCTGTTCGACACACTGCGGTCGGCCGGGCTCGCGATCGAGGTCGAGGAGACCGGGGCACGGTTCCCCCTCACCGACGGCGCGGAGGTGGCGATCTACCGCATCCTGCAGGAGGCGCTCGTGAATGCTCTGCACCACGGCGGTCCGGGCACGACCGTGCGGGTCGGCTTCGGCTGGACGGCGACCGGTCTGCAGGTGAAGGTCGACGACGACGGGCTCCGCGTCGCCGGCGATGGAGGCGGCTACACGATGCAGGACGACCTGCGTGCGCTCACCGAGGTGGTCGAGGGCCGCGGGATCGCGGAGATGCGTGCCCGCACCGAGCTCTTCGGCGGCGTGCTCACCGCCCACCGAGTGCCCGGTGTCGGGTTCTCCCTCTCCGCCGTCTTCCCGACGCTGCGTCACCACAACGCCGTACACGGTGTGGATCTCGGCGTGCGACCGGGCAGACTGGCAGACGATGACCCGCACTGA
- a CDS encoding AzlC family ABC transporter permease: MTRTDSSAAHDPGDGPPHRDDAHDSPADPDADRRAAVRASWAVGIPVSAYGVSFGALSVASGLDIWQTCVLSLLMFSGGSQFALIGVVASGGAGAGVAAITGATLLGTRNALYAIRIAPLIPGPWWRRLAAGHLTIDESTAVATAQPTLASQRTGFWWTGVIIFVGWNLTTLAGALVGDLIGDVRAYGLDAAAAAAFLGLLWPRLKQLQPVVVAVAAAVLAVVLTPALPTGVPVLIAAAVAVVVGITNWLGRRRA, from the coding sequence ATGACCCGCACTGACTCCTCCGCCGCTCACGATCCGGGCGACGGCCCGCCCCACCGGGACGACGCGCACGACAGCCCCGCAGACCCCGACGCCGACCGGCGCGCGGCGGTCCGCGCGAGCTGGGCGGTCGGCATCCCCGTCTCCGCCTACGGCGTCTCGTTCGGGGCGCTCTCGGTCGCGTCCGGGCTCGACATCTGGCAGACGTGCGTGCTGAGCCTGCTGATGTTCTCCGGCGGCTCGCAGTTCGCCCTCATCGGCGTCGTCGCGAGCGGCGGAGCGGGCGCGGGAGTCGCGGCGATCACCGGCGCGACCCTGCTCGGAACGCGCAACGCCCTCTACGCCATCCGCATCGCCCCGCTCATCCCCGGCCCCTGGTGGCGGCGACTCGCGGCAGGGCACCTCACGATCGACGAGTCGACCGCGGTCGCCACCGCGCAACCCACCCTCGCCTCCCAGCGCACCGGATTCTGGTGGACCGGTGTGATCATCTTCGTGGGATGGAACCTCACGACGCTCGCAGGTGCCCTCGTCGGCGATCTGATCGGTGACGTGCGCGCGTATGGACTCGACGCCGCGGCCGCCGCAGCGTTCCTCGGGCTCCTGTGGCCCCGGCTCAAGCAGCTGCAGCCCGTCGTGGTCGCCGTGGCGGCGGCGGTGCTCGCCGTCGTGCTCACGCCGGCGCTGCCCACGGGCGTGCCGGTGCTCATCGCGGCGGCGGTCGCCGTAGTGGTCGGGATCACGAACTGGCTGGGGAGGCGCAGGGCATGA
- a CDS encoding AzlD domain-containing protein, translated as MTVWHIVLISAIAVLALKLSGYLVPPSVLEKPTVSRTSSLLTVALLAALVGVQTFTTGSAIVLDARVPAIGVAAVLLALRAPFIVVVVAAAATAALLRMWWP; from the coding sequence ATGACCGTCTGGCACATCGTGCTCATCTCGGCGATCGCCGTGCTCGCACTGAAGCTCAGCGGCTACCTCGTGCCGCCCTCGGTTCTCGAGAAGCCGACCGTGTCGCGCACGAGCAGTCTGCTGACCGTGGCCCTGCTCGCCGCGCTCGTCGGCGTGCAGACGTTCACGACCGGTAGCGCGATCGTGCTCGACGCCCGCGTGCCGGCGATCGGGGTCGCCGCCGTGCTCCTGGCGCTGCGGGCGCCCTTCATCGTCGTCGTCGTGGCGGCGGCCGCGACGGCGGCGCTGCTCAGGATGTGGTGGCCCTGA
- the def gene encoding peptide deformylase has translation MAVLPIRITGDPVLHTPAAPVTVFDDDLRRLVADMFETMDAAPGVGLAGPQVGVDARVFVFGWTDEADVEWRGVAINPELLLSPLSTAELDEEEESEGCLSVPGERAPLRRAHKAVLRAVDLEQRPFEIVAEGWLARIFQHEFDHLDGVLYVDRLQPEHAKGVLKTIRKSGWGVPGQSWLPGVDDLEG, from the coding sequence ATGGCCGTTCTGCCCATTCGAATCACCGGGGATCCGGTGCTCCACACTCCCGCCGCGCCCGTGACCGTCTTCGACGACGATCTGCGCCGCCTCGTCGCCGACATGTTCGAGACCATGGACGCCGCCCCCGGCGTCGGACTCGCCGGCCCCCAGGTGGGCGTGGATGCGCGCGTGTTCGTCTTCGGCTGGACCGACGAGGCCGACGTGGAGTGGCGCGGCGTCGCCATCAACCCCGAGCTGCTGTTGAGCCCGCTCTCGACCGCCGAACTCGACGAGGAGGAGGAGAGCGAGGGCTGCCTGTCCGTGCCCGGTGAGCGCGCTCCGCTGCGCCGCGCCCACAAGGCCGTGCTGCGCGCCGTGGACCTCGAGCAGCGTCCGTTCGAGATCGTGGCCGAGGGATGGCTCGCGCGCATCTTCCAGCACGAGTTCGACCACCTCGACGGGGTGCTCTACGTCGACCGCTTGCAGCCGGAGCATGCGAAGGGCGTGCTCAAGACGATCCGCAAGAGCGGATGGGGCGTTCCCGGTCAGAGCTGGCTCCCGGGAGTCGACGACCTCGAGGGGTGA
- a CDS encoding DMT family transporter, with the protein MPPAIDDIAAQISLTPYQALGIPLALFGAVFLALGAQFQHRGVAKVEASHGSGAKAGLSIRELRALLGRPSWVVGTVMLGLAIVLQLASLRIAPLLVVQPLGAIALVITSIVNARATKTPLDGLAIRAIALCIGGVGVFVAIAAFTATERPIREPQLLIILSVLAVVTVVLGTVFLMKRRSANAIFYILAAGVLYGFVATLAKVVLNRIFTGNFEWLTMLCIVALLAAAALGAYFVQTAYSVGSPDLVIAGLTVVDPIVAVSIGIVVLGEAAQAPLLAMIAFLVAGAVAVIGVFQLAKHHPQTVR; encoded by the coding sequence GTGCCGCCCGCCATCGACGACATCGCCGCTCAGATCTCTCTGACGCCGTATCAGGCCCTCGGTATCCCGTTGGCCCTGTTCGGTGCGGTGTTCCTCGCGCTCGGAGCGCAGTTCCAGCACCGCGGCGTCGCGAAGGTCGAAGCGAGCCACGGGTCCGGCGCGAAGGCCGGGTTGAGCATCCGCGAACTGCGGGCCCTGCTCGGTCGTCCGTCGTGGGTCGTCGGCACGGTGATGCTCGGTCTTGCGATCGTGTTGCAACTCGCGAGCCTGCGGATCGCGCCGCTGCTCGTCGTGCAGCCGCTCGGCGCCATCGCCCTCGTCATCACCTCGATCGTCAACGCCCGAGCGACCAAGACCCCGCTCGACGGATTGGCGATCCGCGCGATCGCCCTGTGCATCGGCGGCGTCGGCGTCTTCGTCGCCATCGCGGCGTTCACGGCCACCGAGCGTCCGATCCGGGAGCCGCAACTGCTCATCATCCTCAGCGTGCTCGCCGTGGTGACGGTCGTGCTGGGGACCGTCTTCCTCATGAAGCGCCGCAGCGCGAATGCGATCTTCTACATCCTGGCCGCGGGCGTGCTGTACGGATTCGTCGCGACGCTCGCGAAGGTGGTGCTCAACCGCATCTTCACGGGCAACTTCGAATGGCTGACGATGCTGTGCATCGTGGCGCTGCTCGCCGCCGCCGCCCTCGGCGCGTACTTCGTGCAGACGGCGTATTCGGTCGGATCGCCGGATCTCGTCATCGCCGGCCTCACCGTCGTGGATCCGATCGTGGCGGTCAGTATCGGCATCGTGGTGCTCGGCGAGGCCGCCCAGGCACCGCTGCTGGCGATGATCGCCTTCCTCGTCGCGGGAGCAGTCGCCGTGATCGGCGTCTTCCAGCTCGCGAAACACCACCCTCAGACCGTCCGTTGA
- a CDS encoding glycosyltransferase translates to MAESSTPATKPLRIVIGCDTFAPDVNGAAKFAERLAAALVRHGHEVHIVAPAASRKHGTWTEVHEGERMTVHRLKSWRWYPHPWLRFALPWQIEANSRRILDEVKPDVVHFQSHIVVGRGLSVAAIERGIRVIGTNHFMPNNALQFTLIPEAFQQRAVKAMWRAAQRSYLRAEAVTTPTRRAAEFLEANTSLHNVLAISCGLNVSDYTADLGPRTDHRVVFVGRVEEEKQVDRLIRAVAQLKDELDVQLEIVGDGDQRRPLEALATELGVRDRVHFAGRVSDEYLRAALTRASVFAMPSIAELQSIATMEAMASGLPVVAADAMALPHLVHDGENGYLFEPGNADELAARLRDVLTATPERYREMQQESLNIVAAHDIENTVRTFERLYRGEPVGANGAPAGNSAH, encoded by the coding sequence GTGGCCGAATCCTCGACCCCAGCGACGAAGCCCCTGCGCATCGTCATCGGATGCGACACCTTCGCTCCCGACGTGAACGGCGCCGCCAAGTTCGCCGAGCGGCTCGCCGCCGCCCTCGTGCGGCACGGCCACGAGGTGCACATCGTGGCGCCGGCGGCGTCCCGTAAGCACGGCACCTGGACGGAGGTGCACGAGGGCGAGCGGATGACCGTGCACCGGCTCAAGAGCTGGCGCTGGTACCCGCACCCGTGGCTGCGTTTCGCGCTCCCGTGGCAGATCGAGGCCAACTCCCGCCGCATCCTCGACGAGGTGAAGCCCGACGTCGTGCACTTCCAGTCGCACATCGTGGTGGGACGCGGGCTCTCCGTCGCGGCGATCGAACGCGGCATCCGTGTCATCGGCACCAACCACTTCATGCCGAACAACGCCCTGCAGTTCACCCTCATCCCGGAGGCCTTCCAGCAGCGCGCGGTGAAGGCGATGTGGCGCGCGGCGCAGCGCAGCTACCTGCGTGCGGAGGCCGTCACGACGCCGACGCGTCGAGCGGCGGAGTTCCTCGAGGCGAACACGTCGCTGCACAACGTGCTCGCGATCTCGTGCGGGCTCAACGTCTCCGACTACACCGCCGACCTCGGACCGCGCACCGATCACCGCGTGGTGTTCGTCGGACGCGTGGAGGAGGAGAAGCAGGTCGACCGGCTCATCCGCGCCGTGGCGCAGTTGAAGGACGAACTCGACGTGCAACTCGAGATCGTCGGCGACGGCGACCAGCGTCGCCCGCTCGAGGCCCTCGCGACCGAGCTGGGCGTGCGCGATCGTGTGCACTTCGCCGGCCGGGTGAGCGACGAATACCTGCGCGCCGCACTCACGCGCGCGAGTGTGTTCGCCATGCCGTCGATCGCCGAGCTGCAGAGCATCGCGACGATGGAGGCGATGGCCTCCGGACTTCCCGTCGTCGCCGCCGACGCCATGGCTCTGCCGCACCTCGTGCACGACGGCGAGAACGGCTACCTCTTCGAGCCCGGCAACGCCGACGAGCTCGCGGCGCGCCTCCGCGACGTGCTCACCGCCACGCCCGAGCGCTACCGCGAGATGCAGCAGGAGAGCCTGAACATCGTGGCCGCCCACGACATCGAGAACACCGTGCGCACCTTCGAACGGCTCTACCGCGGCGAGCCCGTCGGCGCGAACGGAGCCCCCGCGGGCAACAGCGCGCACTGA
- a CDS encoding PhoX family protein has protein sequence MTGHTTGKRSAVTCHLKCADACFHPVPNTSENDYFRDIAAIALSRRSLLIGAGVGAAAIVVGGQVTDVPSAAAAQSSTLPFTPITPVPASVDAVTVPQGYQWAPLIRWGDPLFSKKDVFSPEAQTAELQARQFGYNNDYLDIIEVPWLGLLGVLVANHEYTNEGIMFPPAADEAQADEQRRIAMAAHGMSVVQLYRTGRSKAWKYKVGAKLNRRITVATEFEFTGPAAGSPLLRTKDDRSGTRVLGTLGNCAGGTTPWGTVLSGEENFNGYFRTAGTSDAEKRYGLGNAPTARGWEKIEPRFDATNPGYENEPNRFGWVVEVDPLAPNEPPVKHTMLGRLKHEGANVIIGKTGHVAAYTGDDERFDYLYKFVSKEKYDPRPRLNARWHNKRLLREGSLYVARFTGDSPSGEITGTGNLPADGAFDGSGEWIPLVVDGESRVPGFAVDEVLVHTRLAADAVGATKMDRCEDVQPNPKTGRIYVACTNNSDRGKPGKEGATEANPRNANRDGHVLEIVEAGDDATATRFAWNILLLCGDPKTNPSAYFAGFPAEKVSPISCPDNLAFDSEGTLWISTDGAPGTIGYGDGLFKVPLEGPERGRVQQFLSVPREAETCGPVIKDEDGMVFVAVQHPGEDGAWGDQHSYFPDYVAPNQLTGDGKWGGPRPSVVQVWRS, from the coding sequence ATGACCGGCCACACCACCGGCAAGCGCAGCGCCGTCACGTGCCACCTGAAGTGCGCCGACGCGTGCTTCCATCCCGTGCCCAACACCAGCGAGAACGACTACTTCCGCGACATCGCCGCGATCGCCCTCAGCCGCCGGTCGCTGCTGATCGGCGCAGGGGTGGGGGCTGCCGCCATCGTCGTCGGCGGTCAGGTGACGGATGTGCCGAGCGCCGCCGCCGCGCAGAGCAGCACCCTGCCGTTCACCCCGATCACGCCGGTGCCGGCGTCCGTCGACGCGGTGACCGTGCCGCAGGGGTACCAGTGGGCGCCGCTCATCCGCTGGGGCGACCCGTTGTTCTCGAAGAAGGACGTGTTCTCGCCCGAGGCGCAGACCGCGGAGCTGCAGGCGCGTCAGTTCGGCTACAACAACGACTACCTCGACATCATCGAGGTGCCGTGGCTCGGCCTGCTCGGGGTGCTCGTCGCGAACCACGAGTACACCAACGAGGGGATCATGTTCCCGCCGGCCGCCGACGAGGCGCAGGCCGACGAGCAGCGCCGCATCGCCATGGCCGCGCACGGCATGTCGGTCGTGCAGCTCTACCGCACCGGACGCAGCAAGGCCTGGAAGTACAAGGTCGGCGCGAAGCTCAACCGCCGCATCACCGTGGCGACCGAGTTCGAGTTCACGGGACCCGCCGCCGGATCGCCGCTGCTGCGCACGAAGGATGACCGCAGCGGCACGCGCGTTCTCGGCACGCTCGGCAACTGCGCCGGCGGAACCACCCCGTGGGGCACGGTGCTCTCCGGCGAGGAGAACTTCAACGGCTACTTCCGCACGGCCGGCACGAGCGACGCCGAGAAGCGCTACGGGCTCGGCAACGCCCCGACCGCGCGCGGGTGGGAGAAGATCGAGCCGCGGTTCGACGCGACCAACCCGGGGTACGAGAACGAGCCCAACCGGTTCGGCTGGGTCGTCGAGGTCGACCCGCTGGCGCCGAACGAGCCTCCCGTGAAGCACACGATGCTCGGGCGTCTCAAGCACGAGGGCGCCAACGTCATCATCGGCAAGACGGGACACGTCGCGGCGTACACGGGCGACGACGAGCGGTTCGACTACCTCTACAAGTTCGTCTCGAAGGAGAAGTACGACCCGCGTCCGCGCCTCAACGCGCGCTGGCACAACAAGCGCCTGCTGCGCGAGGGCAGCCTGTACGTGGCCCGGTTCACGGGTGACTCCCCCAGCGGTGAGATCACCGGCACGGGGAACCTGCCGGCCGACGGCGCCTTCGACGGCAGCGGCGAGTGGATCCCGTTGGTCGTCGACGGCGAATCGCGCGTTCCCGGCTTCGCGGTCGACGAGGTGCTCGTGCACACCCGGCTCGCCGCGGATGCGGTGGGCGCCACCAAGATGGACCGCTGCGAGGATGTGCAGCCGAACCCGAAGACCGGGCGCATCTACGTCGCCTGCACGAACAACAGCGACCGCGGCAAGCCGGGCAAGGAGGGTGCGACCGAAGCGAACCCGCGTAACGCGAACCGCGACGGTCACGTGCTCGAGATCGTCGAGGCCGGCGACGACGCCACCGCCACGAGATTCGCGTGGAACATCCTGCTGCTGTGCGGCGACCCGAAGACGAACCCGAGCGCCTACTTCGCGGGATTCCCGGCCGAGAAGGTCTCCCCGATCTCGTGCCCCGACAACCTCGCCTTCGACTCCGAGGGCACCCTGTGGATCTCCACCGACGGCGCTCCCGGCACGATCGGCTACGGCGACGGCCTCTTCAAGGTGCCGCTCGAGGGGCCGGAGCGCGGCCGCGTGCAGCAGTTCCTCTCGGTGCCGCGCGAGGCGGAGACGTGCGGCCCGGTGATCAAGGACGAGGACGGCATGGTCTTCGTCGCGGTGCAGCACCCGGGCGAGGACGGCGCGTGGGGCGACCAGCACTCGTACTTCCCCGACTACGTCGCCCCGAACCAGCTGACCGGCGACGGCAAGTGGGGCGGACCGCGTCCCTCGGTCGTGCAGGTCTGGCGTTCCTGA